Genomic segment of Primulina tabacum isolate GXHZ01 chromosome 11, ASM2559414v2, whole genome shotgun sequence:
TGAGCACATCTGTAGGTGTTTGTGGGTCTTTCGAATTCGGATCATGTGTAAGTTTGTGTgtcaaattaaattataaatgtatGTAAGAGTTTTTTCTTTTAGTAATGTTCTTATCATGCAGGTAGGCTATTCGTCACCTACTCAAGCACAAATAAGAGAAGATTTGAACTTAACTCTATCTCAGGTACAAGATTTCCCCATAAATACTTTTGGAAAAGATCATGCATCTTACCAGAAATTGTTCAGTGATTTTGATTTTGAACCTGAGTTCAAATTTTGAGCTCTTCaatccaataaattaattattaatcttattttcTACTTCTAAGCTTCTCACGTGGTTATAAACCATTGTTGGTTTTATGTGTGTATAGTACGCAATGTTTGGGTCAATAATCACAATTGGTGCTATGATTGGAGCAATTTCCAGTGGCAGAATTGCAGATTTCATTGGTCGAAAAGGGGTatgcaaaaaagaaaaaaaagactattttttaaaaaaattatttttcactaCTGCTAATGtcatatgtaaaaaaaaatggtttttaaatttttttattttattttatgtaacAGGCAATGAGAATGTCGGCTGCCTTCTGTATCATAGGATGGTTAGCTGTCTATTTTGCCACGGTACGTACGCTCATTTTGCTGTAAATTGTGACTTTACATGCCAAAGGGAAACAATGGTGGCTCACGGCACCAAATATATTGACGCAGGGGGCCTGGTGGCTAGATACTGGGAGGTTTTGCACAGGATATGGCATAGGGATATTCTCTTATGTGGTAACAACCACTGTTCTGATTTTCGAAACTTGCGTTCTTAGGCGACCACGGGTTTGAAAATCGTTTACTCGACAGGTTCCAGTATTCATCGCTGAAATTGCACCAAAGAATCTCCGTGGAGGACTTGCTACTCTTAATCAGGTGAGGAAATTAAATGgaattttttaatcataaaattagtttttacaaataatattttgttttccTATAACTGAAGTTCCTATTTCTCGTCTTGGAAGCTGATGATTGTCTGTGGAGCATCAACAGCATTTCTGCTAGGAGAAGTAGTAACGTGGAGAACCTTAGCTTTGACAGGTGagtttttaaacatgtaataaaataaacaatGGCAATAAATTTACATTTACTTCTCATGTAActatttttttgtattattttctGATATAAAGGATTGGTCCCATGTATTTTACAACTTGTGGGACTATGTTTTATCCCAGAGTCTCCGAGATGGCTGGTAAGTATGAATTAGACCTACAGTTAGTGCGAAATACGAATGAGGAATCCAGaatgaattaaattttatagCAACTGCCTTTCGATTCATGAAATAGTGAGATACGAATAAAGAATCGAATCTTGCAGGCAAAAGTAGGCCATCGAAACGAATTTGAGTTGTCATTGCGAACTCTGCGTGGCAAAGATGCTGATATTTCTCAAGAAGCTGCAGAAATTCAAGTACATTTTGAGTCAACAATATTTCATATGTAATATGATtcgaatcatttttttttagttttggcTAAGTATAAAGGTTTTCATTGCAGAAGAATATTGGGACCCTTCAAGATCTTCCTAAAGTTCAGATTATGGACTTGTTTCATGCCAAATATGCGCGCCCGGTTATAGTAAGAAAACCTTAAATAACATCttgttttcttgaatttatgAATGCTATAGCTTCATCTTACAGGTGGTTTTTCTTAACCATACATTTAGATCGGTGTGGGACTAATGATTTTCCAACAATTTGGCGGAATAAATGGAATAGGCTTCTACGCTAGTGAAACCTTTGTGGCAGCAGGTATGACTTGGATATTTCCCCCCACATTTTAAAGTATACTCATCGTCGTTCTATGTTGCACCGAGTCAATGGTAGTTTTAGGTTGGCCCCAAACAAACGGAAAACCATCCAACTCCATAGATCATTACTTATTTCTGAAGTTCATCACTAATCTTGATGTTTGAAATGCAGGATTTTCTTCAGGAAAAATCGGAACAATCTTTTACGCTATTATTCAGGTTTGCCATTTTTAGGAAAGCAGTTCCATGCAAATTTTGGGGAGCAAagcatcaatggtttgaactagagtttcaaatcatatttaattatttctGTTTAACATGATACATCAGGTTCCAATTACACTGCTGGGTGCAATACTAATGGATAGATCAGGAAGAAGACCTCTTCTCGTGGTGAATATTTTTTACAGTGAAATTTACCTTATGTTTTGCAGCAAGTAAAAAAGTTACACAAAATAAATGCTCTTACATTTACAGGTgtcatcatcaggaacatttATTGGATGCCTTCTAGCAGCAATCTCTTTCTACATGAAGGTGAAGTTTCAGAATCAGGGTAATTTTCATTTGTTGTTGCAAAAAAAGTTCATAGTTCAACAGTATTGTTCATTCCTGTTCAGGGTCGGTCTCTATTACTAGGATGGGTTCCATTTCTAGCTATATCTGGTGTACTGGTAAGCTATTTGTTATCAACAAACAATTATTAGTCTCATACTAGTTGGAGTCGGCTTACACTAACTTCTTCAGTTCTGCTCCTCGTGAAAATGCAAGTTCGCCCATCTTTGTAACGACAATACTCAGAGAACTCACTCTATATTCTGAGCAGCCAACATTTAACCATACAAATGAGATTTTTACTGTTTCGTGAATGAATGTAACCAGGTTTATGTAGCATCGTTTTCGATAGGCATGGGGGCGGTTCCTTGGGTCATAATGTCTGAGGTAAAATCAACACTCTCAATATCTAAACTCATAGATTTGCGTGGTTATATTCTTGGACCCGTGAGACTACAAAATGCTTCCATTAAAGGGCTCCTAACATGAGTCGAAACCCCGTCATACGAACTAATATGCAGCAACATCGCTGCCAAGTATTTCTTTTATTAATTAACCAAGTGGGCAAACATTTTAACATTGTCACTCGTTTTTAGATATTCCCAATTCATGTGAAAGGCATAGCTGGAAGTTTGGTAGTGTTGGTGAATTGGTTTGGTGCATGGGCAGTTTCCTATACATTCAACTTTCTCATGAGCTGGAGTCCACCAGGTAATCATATAAATGGCAGCATATTTTTCAATGGCTACAACAAGGTCCATTGGTTCACAGACTAAGAATTTTCAAATACCCACCACCCCAACACCTTCAAGTTTCCTACACCTTTCACTGACTTCAAAAGGTTTTAAAGATTCAACAATGTTACATTTTCGAGAAATATCTGACACACATACTTCAGGTACATTTTTGGTATATGCTGGAGTCTGTCTGCTCACTGTACTTTTTGTGGTCAAGATTGTGCCTGAAACAAAAGGAAAAACACTGGAAGAAATTCAGGCATCCATCGGCTCGTAGAAACATTATTTTTTCTTCAAGATTAATTACACTTTGATATTCATTGTGATGTTTCTCGATTCTATTAGTTTTTAAGGAGGATGGCACTTCCCAATCTATTTTTCGTTTTGAGGAAAGTCTTTATGTTAATGTTATCCATAGGAAACTGTAGATTTCCTAGCATACAGAGTCTGGCTAGTGGTGGGGCTTATCTCATCTGTTTGTTTTGAGAAATgaagtttaaaatttgattCAACTTTGCTACCTCACACGCCCCCCTCAAAAGGGAACAGTTTTCGGGTCATTGAAGTCGAGCACAGAACAAAACTTTTTAGACAGCGTGAAGTCGGAATATCAAAACAGACTTTTTTCTggtcattaaaaaaataataataattacgtAAGGATTCAGAAGCAAAACCAACGTAAACAGGTGAATTGCCGATGAAAGTGTTTTGAGTGGAAGGCGCAACTTTAACACACATTGCAACTCTTCCGGCAATATCCAAGAAGATCTGATGATCCGATCATATATTCTGGATTCTTGTTGCATTCCCCAAGAGAAGCCCATCTTTCGCAATTTGCATCTGAATCTGTGCAGTTCCCACCAACAATCTTAAAGATCGTTCATTCATGTTCATTAAACTATACCCACAAGAATTATTGGTCAAAACAAAACTTTGCCTACCAATTTCCCAAAAAAGAATGTACAGTATAGCACATTGACTTAGTTACCAGATATTCAAAAATTATTCGGATCATTTTATAACTACTTTCAAAGATGATCTTTACTTAGTTAAAAAGACGATATTTCTGCCAGCAtccagaaatatgatttcttaGATGCGACACTTAGGACCAATTTGGATACAAAAACTACAGCATAAAGTCTTAAACATACACCATATCGAGTTGGTAATTGGATACAATAgtgaaatgttttattttccaaaaaaagTTGAGGCACAGCCTCAGAAGTAGATATTGAATAAAAAGATAATCTTTCTGCTGGCATCAAGAATTGTGATTTTTTAGATTAAAAAGACTTTCGCACCCAACGTTTTTAAAATTCGAGTATATATATTTAGTTCATATGCGATAGATTTTATAAATAGTTGATTTTTCAAAAACACGGGGATTCAAATGTCCGTTGATTACACAATGGgtatttttttccatttttttgaaTCTTTATGGGGAGCTGATGAAAGGATTCTACCTAGTTTCCATATGTCTTTTATAACCAACCAACCAACCAAATTAGtggaatattaatttttactcttatggaaaatatttgtttgaatcTGAACCCTATCCATCATTGTAAGAGGCTTGCCGGTCAATTATTAGGttctataaataaaaaatgatgttattttgaagcAAGAAGATATGAAATGTTAGCCCTAAAAGTAGTAAAAATGGAACCTACGTTTGTTCCCATTACGTCTACTTCCTACACACTAACTCAACTCATTCACAGAGTATCCACAAGTAAAACATACAATTCACTTCTACTCTATCTCTTCATTTGATGAACTGCCCCCGTCATGAATACTATGTATTCTAGGTAAAACTCAGAAGAATTTTGTAGGAACGAGTCTATGTACACCGTAGGTAAAATGGTTCTTTTGCCCGCATGCTTCAAAATTTGTCAGAGTTGCATTCGTCTTCCGAAATTAGCTCCAAGGGGTACGTCCTCTTGAGTGCAGGCCGTTTTTGGAACTTCTTCTTGCCTTGAGTGATGCCTTCACCACATTTTAACATCCTCACAACCTGCATCCCATTCAAGAATCATTCAAACTAATTAGTTGATTGTATTCGCGTTTTTACCAAGCAAGTCTCTCAAAGTGCTTGCAAAACAAAATGTCATGCCTGGCTCATTTGAGGTCTTTCTGATGAATTGTGATGAATACATAAGGAGGCAACCATACACATTCGACTGACTTGGTCACAGTCATAGACGCCATCTAGTGATTGATCCACCAGGTCCACTATACTTTTTCTGCTCAGCAAAGGTTTGGACTGAAAATTTTCGATTGGATTAGAATGCATCTCTTGGTTGAAAGACAAGTGCTAGTATCCAGATTTTTATCATGTAAGAGAATGGTTGTTGTCTACAAGAAAACATACCCACATCACAAGGCTATTGCGTGATTCATCTAGAGCTGGTTGACCACTAATGAGCTCTAACAATAGCACTCCATAAGCGTAAACATCAGTCTTTTCATCAACTGTTCCATTCATGAAAAGCTCGGGAGGGAGATAGCTGATAAGAAAAAGGTTGAAGTATTGTGATGATAAGATTTCAAGCGTTATAACAATTTCTGGCTTATTTAATACAGTCACGTACCCAAACGTGCCTTCAAACTGTGAAACGGTAATGTGAGTCCAGTTATCAGGCAGCCACTTCGAAAGCCCAAAATCAGAAATCTGTAGTAAAAACATCAAAGTACTAAAGTGAATAACCACCAAAAATTTAATGTCGACCCCTTTACATCAAATTCACATAGAGATAATGGATTGCTGCACAAAAATTTTGCATATACTGTTCGCTACCTGAGGTTCAAAATCTTCAGTGAGCAAAATATTTGCGGACTTGATATCTCTATGGATAATTCTTCGTTGACAGCCTTCGTGAAGATATGAAAGCCCAGATGCAATTCCTAGAGCAATATTGTATCTTACATTCCATGCCAGTTTGTCATTTTTGCCTGCACAAATAATGCAAAACGAAACTAAATaaatatgagattcttgaataTCTAGAAGCTTGTTTTCTTGTCGCAGGATGAGGGACGAACCGTTCAGGGAAGATGCTAAATTCCCATGTGGAGACAAAGGAAGAACAAGGTGCATCCCTCCTTCGACACCATATCCAATAACATTCGCAATGTTTGGATGATTAACATGCACTAGAATACCGAACTCGGATAAGTAGTCTGCTGTCATTTCCTCCTGAGTTCCCCGAATTAACCTTTTTACGGCTACTAGTTGCCCATCTTTCAGGTGTCCCCTGTAAACTTCAGAATAGCCTCCCTCCCCAATCAAGTTATCTAtccaaataattaataaaactcATAATCTTTACATTTTCTTGACATTAATAATAATTTGCAGTTTATCCATTCACACCAAGGATCTTTCCAACCACATACCATGGCTAAAATTATCGGTTGCTTCTTTGAGATCTGAAAGAGAGAAACTTTTCCAAGAAGTTTCGAAGCAATAGTACAAGTCGGCTTCTATCTGGGTAGGCAACGCTGGCAAGCTTTGTGTGTTCCTTGTTCGTCTTCTCGAGAGTTTCTTGATAGAAGGAAGGTTAAATATGCTAGGATGGAAGGAATGTAAATTCATCGTTGGCCCCTTCTTAAGTTTCCGAATGAACCCTTTCCACTGTGAATCGGATTTCCCATTTGTTTTAGGCTCTAGATCTAATGTTCTTGTCACTGAATTACTAACCACCGTTTCTGGCTTTGTCGCCTCCCCATTTTCTTCTCTAAGTGAGCATTCTTCTACTAGTACTTCCTCCACACTTAAATCCTTCAAATCTAAGTCACAATTCAAGATTGCAGTTTCAGTGGAATTAAATTACCATTTACCTTGTAAAAGAAGACCCAATAAAATCATACAAAATGTATATATTTATAACTCGGCTGATCCATCCAGTAGTTAACTAGAAAATAAGagaaaatattaccaaaagactTGAGATCATTACCACTATCAGAGAATGAAATGGAGGAAGCAGGAACAAGCAATGTCTGTCCAATCAACAAAAGTTCTCCTTCAGAACTTTCAACAGCAATATTGCATGCATCCTCGCTTTCCCTGTCATTTGAGAACCTGTTAGATTACTTACATGtactactacaattcaatactTGGACCAGGATACAATATAGCAGTATATTCTTGGAAATAATCATACAAAAATTCCAAAATCGTTCGTTTGTTTTGCAGCAAATTCATTTTTTGTACCTCCTATTGGTTAGGAGTTGAGCATGGATGGAAAATCGAAAAAGAAAAACCCCAAACTTTAATCATCTCTTTTATAACCATGTAAGATTTTTATTTCACCCTAATAACACAAACTTCGCCATAATCACTCATCAGGTAGGCACGGTTGAATCATGATCAATGGCTAACTAATATTTACAGGTAACAATATTATGACATTGCCCACAGCTTTTATCGCATCCGCGCTATGACAGAGTCTTGAAATCATGCATGTGAAACAATCAAAACAAACGAATCCCCAAAAGAAACAGACAAAGACAAACGTGGAACTTTTCGTAGGAATATTGTTGAAATATATCTTCCATATTGAcagaaaataacaaaaaagaAACGATATCCGTAGAGTATAATTACCGTGGAAGGGTGAAGGTGTTATGGTTATTTTCCATGGTTCCTGGGAGACAGGGTGTCTCAGGAACCAATGCTCAGCTCTGCAAAATTCTGATTCAGGATGAGAGATGATAGAGAGAGAGACGATGAGAAATAGAATAGTGGTGCGCTTCCCATTGTCCACGTTATATGGAAGATCTTCCTGCCGAAAATTCGGATTCTCCTATGTTGAATTCGCCGAAGAGATTCGAAGACATGATGCTGACACGGGATGCATGCAAAAAACTAAGGACAGGGAGTCACATGCTGGTCACGAACACAATGCGCACACGGAATATACCAATATTTATACTATAATATAATTTATCCTGTATTTTGATAATAAttgaattttataaaaaaaaaaaaaaaagatatatgAGCAATAacactagttttttttttacgaCCATGAAACTTACAATCGTTGTCTTAGATCCATTGAATAAACTTTCGGACTGACACAATATCATATAAATCACTTATTAATTAGATCAACTTTGTCAAGCTCTTTAGtttgaatttgattgatattCGAGGTAATTAAATTAGTTGAACGTGTCACATAAAATGGattattatgatatttttataattgTAGATTCAATGTAATATTTCATCGTCACTTATTCTAataaaaaatcttaaattcCCAAATCTCAATATTTAAATTACTTTCACACAACTTGGGACACTTACCAAATTTTTTGAGTTTGTCTCCCAATTACAACCACTTCCAGAATTACAAACCATAGATCGTCTATTGAATTTCTTCACATTTCCTAGAAATGCTGCAAACTGTTGGTGTGACAATCGAGTTCtgaaaaagcaaaaaaaaaaaatcagttgcCAGAAACTTCATTGAATTAAGCGGTCGTGTAACAGAGATATGAGAATAACCAAGTACCTAACTTGGCGGAAAAATTCTTTCCCATCAACACGGGTTTTTCCTGACATAAGAACCAAGTCAGATGTCAATGAAGAAAGTTGCAGAAAAAGGCAGCAAGAAGATCTTAAATAGCGTTTCCCCATAAAAGCACCAGCAGTATATTACTCCACAATACATCAGAACCAAGATTTGACTTCACCAAGTAAGAACTAGCAGAAACGTCGAGTAATCATAGTAATATTTTCCGTTCTTTAACAGTCAACTACATTAACAAAAGACTTTATACATATGAAGTCACAATAACTAACAGGGTTGGGATACAGAGTCCGAGCTTGACACTGAACTGAACTCGCTAGAAGACGTAGAAGAAGACACCGAAGATCTATCATCAAGTAAACCTCTTGCTGTTGAAAATGACACTGAGTGTCCCCTTGGAGACTGGATTGGGTGTCCTAGATGCAGATACAGACCCGGATAGGCTTGGAGGAGAACCAGGAGGCATCAAAAGAGGTGTGATGCTAGTTTGGGATTCTAGCAATAGGCTCTGTGATCCACGTGGTCTTGCAGCTGTCATGATGATTGAAGAATGCTTAGAAACAATTATAGTTAACATTTGAAAGCAAGAATACGTACGTTGAAAAGAAAAGGAGAAATACATATGGGTTGAAATTTAATCGGAAAAGCATAGCTTCATTCTCAGAATTCTTTTCACTTGCTGGGTTGTCTTCATCATCCTGAAGTGAATGCATGGTCCATAAGAAGACGCCACCAACTTGAATAAAATCTAATTGCTACAAACTTTGAGCAAAATTAGAGTTGTACAAGGAAAACATTAAATGCTGCTTGATGACTATTATTAAGAAGGAATAAGATAATGCTTACTCTCACCTCTTCATATTCAATTATACATATGTTACGCATACATGTTGCGTTTCAATTATTTTTAGCGTTTGTAAATGCTCAAGGCAGTGTTTGATTTTCGAAGTTTCGAGTTTGAAGATTCCCCGAACCCAAAAAAGTGGAGATCAGAACGGATATGGGGGTGGGGATGAAATTCAGGGACGGAGATGGGGATTGCAAACCCGCCTCCGGCCCGCCCCATTGCCAACCCTAGGATCTAGTGACTCGTGGAATATTTCGTCTTCTATGTTGTGATGAGATTTTAGTTATTGCATCATTAATATATGATGCAATTTTTTATTGAAATATGAGAGATCTAGAACTAACTACTGGATCATATCCAAACAAAATCAATTATTAACACCAACAAATTAAACACTCGGAAAATGGGGGATTATTATCTATTACCTCATCGAAAAACCAAAATGAGGGCATATTTTAttgaagagtaggtctcttgtgagacgttctcacgaatttttatctgtgagatgggtcaatcgtatccatatttacaataaaaagtaatattcttagtataaaaagtaatacttttttatggataacctaaataagagacatgtctcattaaatacgacctgtgatatcgtctcatacaagtttttgcctttattGAATCATTCAAAAACGACTACCCCGTTGATTTATCATTTTTACTCTTTCAATCATGCATATGACGCAATTaacatatttataaataattttgtttttaaaaaataacctAATGAGCACGTTAATAATGATTATCGAgataaaaaacataaaaactcatgtaaaattttaaaagacagATATATGATTCAACGTATGAacgataaaaatattaattttttattaattatacaATATGTGTACATAGTGGTtagttaaaataatttgatcgagcatgtgaaattacaaaaatattatgataataattaaaattgtaaaGAAATATTATGTATCGCAAAGTCGTAAGATTATGTATGGGGGCTGACGCCTGCTCAGTGGCGGAAGGTCAAAGACATAATGAAGAATGATAAAAtcgaaattaataatttatattatatatatatctaaatgTTAAGATTTTTAGTAGttcgaatttatgatataaattagtttttacgaaaataatatttttaatataatttatttattattacaaaatataattaattttaaaaattcacatATTATCTATATAAATTACagatttaatataatttaaatatttttatttaaataataaataaaagttatgaatttttttttaataaataaattcgaTCTGACGATCATTATTTTACACGTACGTGTATTCGAgagttaataattaataataatacaaaGGTTTCAAGGTCTTGAAATTTGAATAGACCACCATGTAAACGGAAGTAgccctaaatttaatttaggtTAAATTATTCTCTCTCTCGTATTTGCCCTAATCTTAACGCGTTGGGAGACACGGTCGGCGGAaacttctctgctatttataacCCAACCCCCTCCCCCACGTTATTCATCTTATTGGAGAGCAAAAAAATTACCGATAAAATTAGGGTTTCCTTTACGCTTTCAAGAAGGGGGAATTTCATTCGGCTTACGGATTAACCTTTATTGTTCTTGTATTCCGTATCTCGGAATATTTTCCGGGTTGTGTAGTAGATTTCTTTAATCTTAGTTTTCGTGAGCAAAATGGGCACGGAGGTTATGCAGCCACAAGATCTATTGACTGTTACTCGGGTTCCACCCGTGCCGTTTCAACGCCGGAGGAATCTTGAGAGGACCGTGGATCGGAAGGGAAACTCTGCGGTTTACAGGAAGGCTTCTCCCAAATCGGACCAGACAAAATTTCACAAGGGGACGAAGGCGAAGAAACCAACATCCGCGGAGCCACGGGGAAAGGATGGCGTCAGTGACAGAAAGCTCGTTATGGGCCAGGTGACTCTATTGAGAAGGGGAGAAGCGTTGGGTCCGCTCACTTCTAATATCAAGGTCGGAGAGTCTGAATCCACTTCTCCGAATCAAAAACCGCTGGTGGATCTGGAAGTTCGTGATCCTTATCTGATCGAACCGGTTTCACCTTTGATGGTACCGAAGCGGATCAACGTGCAGGCTTTGGCAGGCGGGTATTCCGGTTCTGCCTTTTACTCATCACCTTCTCCTAGATCTGTGCCCGTGCCGTCGTTTTTTATGAAGCAACTTGTACATGGTGAATTCAACTTGTTTGATGATTCGGCTTCGAGGGACTTGAGGCGTTTGCTTCGCCTCGATTAATTATGGCATCCGATGTGAAAAGTTTGGAAATTCGCTTCATGGGCTCCAATTTCCTTGATACCTCGAACCATATCCGTAGATATTTTTTCCAATACGGATGGAGGGTTTACTAAATCTGGAAATATGATCAAACAATGAAGCGATTTCGTCAAAAATGGTTAAAATTATTGTGGTtgttacattttcttttttcttgtGTGCGCTGTGAGGTGGGTTGCTGCTGTTATCTAGATTTAGATTATGTTTCTCTCGTAGTAGCTTTTAATTATGTAAAATAGGATATATTGTCGTTTGGGTGGGGTTGTTTGAACTTGAGATTAATAGGCTGAAGCAGTGGAATGGCTATcaatgaagaagaaaaggcaaaaacttTATTGTAGTTGGGCCTCTTGATTCGAGCTCGAAGAAAGACTTTCGTCTTCAGAAGTGGTATCAGCTGTGATTTTGCCTCGTAATTGGCGAAACGGTCACTTGCCCTTTTCATATTTGCTTTAGAAATTTGGTTTTGtaatttgtttaatttttagCTTTATGTGTACTGCTGATGATATGCGTACAAGAATTTTGTATGTTGTATCATCTATGAAGTAATAAGAGATACAGTATCTATTAGCATGttataaaatgatttatttagaaACATTTGGTTCTTGTTTTCTCTATTTTGTTTTGGATggctttttttttcctttctcttTTTTGGGTTCTTGGGTGTTCTTGGATTAACGGTAACCATAAGCTCCCATGGATGAAGCAACGCTTCTCGTGGAAACTGAGACGGGACAAATACAATTCACTTTAGAAGTTCTCAAATGCCTGGGGAACCCCAATAACTTGAAAGGGGTTGGAGATTGTTTTCAACGAGCACTAGGTGCGTAATTGGCCTTTTGATGAATGGATTTTATAGACTGCCTATGTATAGATATACAATTGTCTGAGGTGGCAAAATGGATGGTAAAAGTATAAAAACGTGCAACTTCATAGATCAAACCTTTGCAAGGCAGCTTTGAATGTGACCAGGAAAGTTGTGGTTGCTTGGGAATTAACACAACGTTCTTGGTCATGCATTGTTTCTATTCATCATGTGGTTGAGGAGCCGCATCCAGTTGTATCTGTTATTCCTTTTGGCACCTTGCGGCCAGTGGTTGCAAACTCTCTCTCCCTAATAGTGGTGTTGAAatatgtcgtattttgtgactCATTCATTCATCTCTGCACGATGATCATGGGATATAAATTCAAGTCACAGAAGAATTGGTTAAAAATCAAGGATGGTGAATCTTGATTTCTATGGACATGGAGAAGgggaagaaaagaaaattcaaactatatagtaaattaattaaacatataataatgGTCGGTTTGATGCAGTCACTCAGGATTTCTTGCTATGTTAATGAGAAACATTTTCTGCGGCTGCCGCTGCCTCACAAGTATAGTTATTACTACATTTGAGTGACTAcaatgtaattttgatatataaattaaaaaataaaataaaaaataaaaaaatgacttcAATGGAATTGAATTTATAACCTAAATCTCAAGAAACAATTATTCTATCCGttgaattatatataatttgcattaaaaaatttaacattttattaatatatataattattaaaacagataaTGACACTATAATTAATaactctaaatattttaaatttaataaaataatatagataATATAGATGTTTTACGTGATATTACAGGAGTCGGTGCAGTTGGATTGATTGGTTGTAGCATACATAGATGTACGTTTTATGTAAGAAGATATCGCAGGAGTACGTTTAGTTGGATTGATGGTTGCGTGACTAGTGGATATACGGAACATAAAAAAAGtaaagaatgaaataattttttaaattttaaaataaaatttc
This window contains:
- the LOC142519901 gene encoding receptor-like cytosolic serine/threonine-protein kinase RBK2 gives rise to the protein MENNHNTFTLPRESEDACNIAVESSEGELLLIGQTLLVPASSISFSDSDLKDLSVEEVLVEECSLREENGEATKPETVVSNSVTRTLDLEPKTNGKSDSQWKGFIRKLKKGPTMNLHSFHPSIFNLPSIKKLSRRRTRNTQSLPALPTQIEADLYYCFETSWKSFSLSDLKEATDNFSHDNLIGEGGYSEVYRGHLKDGQLVAVKRLIRGTQEEMTADYLSEFGILVHVNHPNIANVIGYGVEGGMHLVLPLSPHGNLASSLNGKNDKLAWNVRYNIALGIASGLSYLHEGCQRRIIHRDIKSANILLTEDFEPQISDFGLSKWLPDNWTHITVSQFEGTFGYLPPELFMNGTVDEKTDVYAYGVLLLELISGQPALDESRNSLVMWSKPLLSRKSIVDLVDQSLDGVYDCDQVSRMCMVASLCIHHNSSERPQMSQVVRMLKCGEGITQGKKKFQKRPALKRTYPLELISEDECNSDKF
- the LOC142519902 gene encoding sugar transporter ERD6-like 16, coding for MALGENEGCDLEKSFIREDQRRVDCEEETVNRGELENGSIWMVLLSTSVGVCGSFEFGSCVGYSSPTQAQIREDLNLTLSQYAMFGSIITIGAMIGAISSGRIADFIGRKGAMRMSAAFCIIGWLAVYFATGAWWLDTGRFCTGYGIGIFSYVVPVFIAEIAPKNLRGGLATLNQLMIVCGASTAFLLGEVVTWRTLALTGLVPCILQLVGLCFIPESPRWLAKVGHRNEFELSLRTLRGKDADISQEAAEIQKNIGTLQDLPKVQIMDLFHAKYARPVIIGVGLMIFQQFGGINGIGFYASETFVAAGFSSGKIGTIFYAIIQVPITLLGAILMDRSGRRPLLVVSSSGTFIGCLLAAISFYMKGRSLLLGWVPFLAISGVLVYVASFSIGMGAVPWVIMSEIFPIHVKGIAGSLVVLVNWFGAWAVSYTFNFLMSWSPPGTFLVYAGVCLLTVLFVVKIVPETKGKTLEEIQASIGS